A single region of the Mechercharimyces sp. CAU 1602 genome encodes:
- a CDS encoding suppressor of fused domain protein, whose product MGSYIDFLEVHLGEIEGGYTVDFEESHSCQVVKYKRGPIRGTEVYSTLGLSHHYLDSPVSKKKIRHELFFIVSNDFESQDTIPGILGQLAIEALENHIAYLAGDVIGPRGPLFTGTDLEALYISTPVYFPDSFGIYYGENDLPIIQAWVFPITANEALYVKQNGWGKFEDLLEKVNPDLVDFNRSSIVL is encoded by the coding sequence ATGGGAAGCTATATTGATTTTTTAGAGGTACACTTAGGTGAAATAGAGGGTGGCTACACTGTAGATTTTGAAGAAAGTCACTCTTGTCAAGTAGTTAAATACAAGAGAGGCCCAATTAGAGGAACTGAGGTATACTCTACTTTAGGACTAAGTCATCATTACCTTGACTCACCTGTCTCTAAGAAAAAGATTAGGCATGAATTATTTTTTATCGTGAGTAATGATTTTGAGAGCCAAGACACTATACCAGGTATTTTAGGGCAGTTAGCAATAGAAGCGTTGGAAAATCACATTGCTTATTTAGCTGGAGATGTAATCGGACCGAGAGGGCCATTATTTACTGGTACAGACTTAGAGGCACTATATATATCAACGCCGGTATATTTCCCTGACTCATTTGGAATATACTATGGAGAAAATGATCTACCAATTATTCAGGCATGGGTATTTCCCATCACGGCTAACGAAGCACTCTATGTAAAGCAAAACGGATGGGGTAAATTCGAAGATTTACTAGAGAAGGTTAATCCTGATTTAGTTGATTTTAATAGATCAAGCATTGTTCTATAG
- a CDS encoding IS3 family transposase, translated as MIQEEGNSVAESQYASHEYQDRLQQYGMHGSMSRKGNCYDNACIESCHSIIKRELVYLSTFLTRKQAERSVFEYIECFYNKKRVRSYIDYCTLCEYEQLYYESLSPAA; from the coding sequence ATGATTCAAGAAGAAGGGAACTCGGTCGCAGAAAGCCAGTACGCCTCTCATGAATACCAAGATCGTCTACAGCAATACGGGATGCACGGGAGCATGAGCCGAAAAGGAAACTGTTATGATAACGCTTGTATCGAGTCCTGTCATAGCATCATCAAACGTGAGCTTGTTTACCTCTCCACCTTTCTAACACGAAAACAAGCGGAACGAAGCGTCTTCGAATACATCGAATGTTTCTATAACAAGAAGAGAGTCCGCTCATACATTGATTATTGTACACTATGTGAGTACGAACAGCTTTATTATGAATCTCTATCCCCAGCCGCATAA
- a CDS encoding SMI1/KNR4 family protein, with translation MNQSIIWEDGEQIDYGEIRSLEAALDITFPDDYVQVIKNNNGAIPTPPNFNIENHGYNIMFMLLSVRENDTEYGLMSVYKRINRFLPNKVYPFACDGFGNYICFDYRRGREPIVVFWDHEEVLDDQEYQLFFIASSFGEFTRKFYNRKEYIDS, from the coding sequence ATGAACCAATCGATAATATGGGAAGATGGCGAACAAATAGATTATGGGGAAATAAGGAGTTTAGAAGCTGCGCTGGATATTACTTTCCCTGATGATTACGTACAAGTAATCAAAAATAACAATGGGGCGATTCCAACACCTCCTAATTTTAACATAGAAAATCATGGGTATAATATTATGTTTATGCTTTTGAGTGTAAGAGAGAATGATACTGAGTATGGTTTGATGAGTGTATATAAGCGCATTAACCGCTTTTTACCGAACAAGGTTTACCCATTTGCATGCGATGGATTTGGTAACTATATATGTTTTGATTATCGAAGGGGAAGAGAACCGATAGTAGTTTTTTGGGATCATGAAGAAGTTCTTGATGACCAGGAGTATCAGCTGTTTTTTATAGCAAGTTCGTTTGGCGAATTCACAAGAAAATTTTATAACAGGAAAGAATATATAGATTCGTGA
- a CDS encoding DUF4261 domain-containing protein has translation MNNTQIVIGIPGVWKSGRVVLEQLLNAEIGRYTYSEGIIFDKTVSKRFQFTITGYDSELLEAYKYASVGRIDEGDLNKISDHRSIIYLITDTGTIDDIRGIIQLGAKIIDLGGIAVKIETTGRAYSKNDWLLLHNNLDLNSIYDYFVTYISDGERYYTCGMKSFGLPDTILKNSNEEWSEDVYSLLVNFSLYNIVENPQFADGDKFSLNEGSGVYRVTHSEDFRYDESHVFYNCRGLLELELL, from the coding sequence ATGAACAATACACAAATTGTAATTGGCATACCAGGGGTTTGGAAGAGTGGAAGAGTAGTGCTGGAGCAACTCTTAAATGCTGAGATCGGCAGGTATACTTATTCTGAGGGAATTATATTTGATAAAACAGTGAGTAAAAGATTCCAATTTACTATTACTGGATATGACTCGGAGTTGTTGGAAGCATATAAGTATGCTAGTGTAGGGCGAATAGATGAGGGTGATTTAAATAAGATCTCTGACCATCGTAGTATTATTTACTTAATTACAGATACAGGTACAATTGATGATATTAGAGGCATTATTCAGTTAGGTGCGAAAATTATTGATCTTGGTGGGATTGCGGTTAAAATTGAGACGACAGGGAGGGCATACTCTAAGAACGATTGGTTATTATTGCACAATAATCTAGACTTGAACTCTATATACGATTATTTTGTCACGTATATCTCAGATGGTGAGAGATATTATACATGTGGGATGAAGTCTTTTGGTTTACCAGATACCATACTAAAAAATAGTAATGAGGAATGGTCTGAAGATGTATATAGTTTATTAGTAAACTTTAGTCTATATAATATAGTTGAGAATCCTCAGTTTGCAGATGGAGACAAGTTTAGTTTGAATGAAGGTTCGGGTGTCTATAGGGTTACGCATTCTGAGGACTTTCGGTATGATGAAAGCCATGTTTTTTATAATTGTAGAGGTTTATTGGAGCTGGAGCTACTTTAA
- the ggt gene encoding gamma-glutamyltransferase, producing MSISVVVGLGLIYAYEYGLIVNKQEKQVAHMKEEETSNFGYGVSAGHPLAVDVGMKVLEEGGNAVDAAIAVAYALTVVEPYGSGIGGGGAMLVYPTDGSDPVTIDYRETVPYSGYVSDNGIGTPGMVKGMDVAHERFGTIPMKDIIQPSVNLANSGFEINSTMHSILSNAQYRMPVDELPHMYPKGQPLETGGLLIQKELGGTLEKIQKGGAKSFYDGEVAQALKKEVPYIKNEDLNKYEVDIQPSVRGKFAGYDVWSAPPPLAGVTLIQSLQMAEILKFNKDTDMTDYMHLINEITKRAYHDRILNVGDPDFEKVDSDKLTSIPYSKQLASDISLESLSTDHIMKDETEEEDHGNTTHFVVVDEDGMMVSTTNTLSNFFGSGHYVKGFFLNNQLRNFSQTPTSPNYPEPGKRPRSFTAPTILAKDGKPVIGIGSPGGSRIPVSLTEVLVRMLKYEYPMQKAIDDPRFFVEENMISIEEERFTPETIAQLQSKGYSVRIQSPIYFGGVQGLVIDYENNEVYGGADDRRSGDWESGK from the coding sequence ATGAGTATCTCTGTGGTAGTGGGGCTAGGGTTAATCTATGCATATGAATATGGCTTAATTGTAAATAAACAGGAGAAACAAGTAGCTCATATGAAAGAAGAAGAGACAAGTAACTTCGGATATGGTGTAAGTGCTGGACATCCCTTAGCGGTAGACGTAGGGATGAAAGTATTGGAAGAGGGGGGTAATGCGGTTGATGCTGCGATTGCTGTAGCGTATGCTCTCACCGTAGTGGAGCCGTACGGTTCGGGTATTGGTGGAGGAGGAGCAATGTTGGTTTATCCCACAGATGGGTCAGATCCAGTTACGATAGATTATCGCGAAACAGTCCCCTATTCGGGCTATGTATCTGATAATGGAATTGGAACACCTGGTATGGTGAAGGGTATGGATGTGGCCCATGAACGTTTTGGTACGATACCGATGAAAGATATTATTCAGCCTTCAGTAAATTTAGCTAATAGTGGATTTGAAATAAACTCGACTATGCATAGTATACTAAGTAATGCGCAGTATAGGATGCCTGTGGACGAGCTTCCTCATATGTATCCAAAAGGTCAGCCACTGGAAACAGGAGGACTATTAATTCAGAAAGAACTAGGGGGAACATTAGAGAAAATACAAAAGGGTGGAGCTAAATCTTTTTATGATGGAGAAGTTGCGCAAGCCCTTAAAAAAGAGGTCCCGTATATAAAAAATGAGGATTTAAACAAGTATGAAGTCGATATTCAGCCTTCAGTACGAGGGAAATTTGCTGGGTATGATGTATGGTCTGCTCCCCCTCCATTAGCAGGAGTTACTTTAATTCAATCTCTGCAAATGGCAGAAATACTAAAATTCAACAAAGATACGGACATGACAGACTATATGCACCTGATAAATGAGATTACGAAGAGAGCATATCATGATCGGATACTTAACGTGGGCGATCCGGATTTCGAAAAGGTAGATTCAGATAAATTAACTAGCATTCCTTATTCTAAGCAACTTGCATCAGACATTTCACTAGAGTCACTCTCAACAGATCACATTATGAAAGATGAGACAGAGGAAGAAGATCACGGTAACACAACTCATTTTGTCGTAGTTGATGAGGATGGGATGATGGTATCGACGACGAATACACTAAGCAACTTCTTCGGATCAGGTCATTATGTTAAGGGCTTTTTTCTTAATAATCAACTACGTAATTTTAGTCAAACGCCAACTTCACCTAATTATCCCGAACCAGGGAAAAGACCACGCAGCTTTACTGCTCCAACGATTCTAGCTAAGGACGGTAAACCGGTAATAGGCATAGGATCGCCTGGAGGATCACGGATTCCAGTATCACTTACAGAGGTATTAGTGCGCATGTTAAAGTATGAATATCCTATGCAAAAAGCGATTGATGATCCCCGTTTCTTCGTAGAAGAAAACATGATTTCCATTGAGGAAGAAAGATTTACTCCTGAGACGATTGCTCAACTACAAAGTAAAGGGTATTCTGTTCGTATTCAATCCCCTATATACTTTGGCGGTGTACAAGGTCTTGTGATAGACTATGAAAATAATGAAGTATATGGTGGGGCGGATGATCGCCGTTCAGGTGATTGGGAATCAGGAAAATAA
- a CDS encoding macro domain-containing protein → MTRAGRLNGKYVVHAVGPVWNEGKNNEAEDLYHCYQKSLYLADSYQATSIAFPAINTGIYRFPNEKAARIALDSTRAYLQATKVA, encoded by the coding sequence ATAACCAGGGCAGGTCGACTGAATGGGAAATATGTCGTTCATGCAGTAGGTCCTGTTTGGAATGAGGGGAAAAATAACGAAGCAGAAGATCTGTACCATTGCTATCAAAAATCATTATACTTAGCAGATAGTTATCAGGCGACGAGCATTGCTTTTCCGGCAATTAATACTGGTATTTATCGGTTTCCTAATGAAAAGGCGGCACGGATTGCGCTGGATTCCACTAGGGCCTATTTGCAAGCAACGAAAGTGGCATGA